The Limibacillus halophilus genome window below encodes:
- a CDS encoding bifunctional glycosyltransferase/class I SAM-dependent methyltransferase, with amino-acid sequence MTERTSEKRAKTRASSTRVTGHGESGAGGNVVAAGKPHASKQGGDAQRPRLLILIVAYNAEASITSVLDRIPEIPDVEVEVLVLDDASQDETFSTADRYQSCRYPVVVMTNGKNQGYGGNQKIGYHYAIERGMDFVALVHGDGQYAPELLPQLLTPLKDKECDAVFGSRMMVKKDALKGGMPLYKFIGNQILSRAQNSILGSGLTEFHSGYRLYSTAVLRKIPFGLNADDFSFDTEIIIQLLESGATIRELPIPTHYGDEVCHVNGTLYALQVIKASIMARIQRAGLFYNPRFDVQRDRSDLYKPKLNFDSPHTKAVNAVAPGARVLDLGCGRGHISQALRDKGCHVVGVDFQVDPTRCDEAIEHDLNKGLPALDGRSFDYVVMLDVIEHMNRPEALVDDLKAFLGQHPETRLIVSTGNIAFAPVRLSLLLGSFNYGSRGILDMTHTRLFTEKTLKRLFQDRGFDIDWTDGLPAPFPLAVGDTALARFLLKFNRLLIKIWRSAFAYQIMIQCKPRPSLAWLLERARSTSADRRNAA; translated from the coding sequence ATGACGGAGCGCACTTCTGAAAAGCGGGCCAAAACGCGGGCGTCCTCGACGCGCGTCACCGGTCATGGAGAATCCGGGGCGGGCGGCAATGTGGTGGCGGCGGGAAAACCGCATGCTTCCAAGCAGGGAGGCGATGCGCAGCGTCCCCGTCTATTGATCCTGATTGTCGCCTACAATGCTGAAGCCTCCATCACCTCGGTTCTTGATCGAATTCCCGAGATTCCCGATGTGGAAGTCGAAGTCCTTGTCTTGGACGATGCGAGCCAGGACGAGACCTTCTCCACTGCCGACCGCTATCAATCCTGCCGCTACCCGGTGGTGGTGATGACCAACGGCAAGAACCAGGGCTACGGCGGCAACCAGAAGATCGGATACCACTATGCGATTGAACGGGGCATGGACTTCGTGGCTTTGGTCCATGGCGACGGCCAATATGCGCCCGAGCTTTTGCCGCAACTTCTGACACCCTTGAAGGACAAGGAGTGCGATGCGGTCTTTGGCAGCCGCATGATGGTAAAAAAGGATGCGTTGAAGGGTGGCATGCCGCTCTACAAATTTATCGGCAATCAGATTCTCAGCCGGGCGCAGAACAGCATTCTCGGCAGCGGCCTGACAGAGTTCCACTCGGGCTATCGTCTCTATTCGACGGCAGTTCTGCGGAAGATTCCCTTCGGTTTGAACGCCGATGATTTTTCCTTCGACACGGAGATCATCATTCAGCTGCTTGAGAGCGGGGCCACCATTCGCGAACTGCCGATCCCGACGCACTATGGAGATGAGGTGTGCCACGTCAACGGGACGCTATACGCCCTTCAGGTGATCAAGGCGTCGATCATGGCGCGCATCCAGCGGGCGGGGCTTTTCTACAACCCGCGCTTCGATGTTCAGCGGGATCGCTCCGATCTTTACAAGCCGAAGCTCAATTTCGACAGTCCCCACACAAAGGCGGTGAATGCCGTAGCGCCGGGTGCACGGGTGTTGGACCTTGGCTGTGGCCGGGGGCATATCTCGCAGGCTCTCCGCGACAAGGGATGCCATGTAGTCGGCGTCGATTTTCAGGTTGATCCAACCCGCTGCGACGAAGCAATCGAGCACGACCTCAATAAGGGGCTACCGGCACTTGATGGCCGTAGCTTCGATTACGTTGTGATGCTGGATGTGATCGAGCACATGAACCGTCCCGAAGCTTTGGTAGACGACCTGAAAGCATTTTTGGGCCAGCACCCCGAGACAAGACTCATCGTCAGTACCGGCAATATCGCCTTTGCACCGGTACGCCTCAGCTTGCTGCTGGGGTCGTTCAACTACGGTAGCCGCGGCATCCTGGATATGACCCACACCCGGTTGTTCACAGAGAAAACGCTCAAGCGGTTGTTCCAGGATCGTGGGTTCGACATCGATTGGACCGACGGACTACCGGCGCCCTTCCCCCTAGCCGTCGGCGATACCGCGCTGGCGCGCTTCCTGCTCAAGTTCAATCGGCTGCTGATCAAGATTTGGCGCAGCGCTTTTGCTTATCAGATCATGATCCAATGCAAGCCGCGACCGAGCCTCGCCTGGTTGTTGGAGCGGGCGCGCAGCACGTCGGCGGATCGCCGCAATGCTGCCTAG